The Sesamum indicum cultivar Zhongzhi No. 13 linkage group LG1, S_indicum_v1.0, whole genome shotgun sequence genome includes a window with the following:
- the LOC105160542 gene encoding uncharacterized protein LOC105160542, whose product MENEGVSGMAKRMKASVEDKETLVEGGSIVQVPGEDNDPRASNSEQVEMEIAHILEKINNFTQMVSELLESGKSMLKELSNEFEERMILIHKEQMEKWQGEIKELRLLDAANEEIDALLNNAKYLLENIHGGS is encoded by the exons ATGGAAAACGAAGGTGTCAGTGGAATGGCAAAACGCATGAAAGCTTCT GTGGAGGATAAGGAGACCTTGGTGGAAGGTGGATCGATTGTACAGGTTCCTGGTGAAGATAACGATCCAAGAGCTTCGAATTCCGAACAAGTGGAGATGGAGATTGCTCACATTCTCGAGAAGATCAATAACTTCACTCAAATG GTGTCCGAGCTGCTAGAATCAGGGAAGTCAATGCTAAAGGAACTGAGCAATGAATTTGAAGAACGGATGATTTT AATACACAAGGAACAGATGGAAAAGTGGCAGGGGGAGATCAAGGAACTTCGCTTACTTGATGCTGCTAATGAGGAGATTGATGCTCTTTTGAACAATGCTAAGTACCTACTAGAGAACATTCATGGTGGATCCTGA
- the LOC105162071 gene encoding uncharacterized protein LOC105162071, translated as MCSYGGHIVPRPHDKTLCYVGGDTRIIVIDRHTSLSDLHHRLSKTLLHNQSFSLKYQLPNEDLDSLISVTTDEDLENMVEEYDRLNSAGGGLKPGRLRLFLFPKTSSNIEQLLVETASTKSDDWFFNALNVGKAAAVGKDPEAQTEASKIGGNGNANSVANHDVHSVPDSPMLETTSSFGSTSSSPSMANLPPIRVHVEENPKVGGLGIEEQFQQISVGATGNVNLVLPQKQEEVGGFVAAGTVVSGVPVVVGGDYANRVFSDDERSDHGGYRKTQQIQPQVQLQPQQVPQFQHKQTAAVDLPSPDSVSSEGSMSNPLSRQRQAMYQESVMQIQCGNTRVTANQADLKTGDQNNTTKVQMQPQVQESGYVLSTQYDQNHPQLHHPQQFVHAGNQYIPARAVPIASYYPIYPSQQQHHPHQQILDQQYPFYFVPARTTQAYNLPVQQQPSYSELAPSAPSSRPQTPPPASLPPHAAYNQAINAASSKPEMAAAMYRTAAGTAPQLVQIPSSQHQAQYVGFTQIHHPSQSIAPSSAANSNYTYEFADPTHAQMYYSQPLPPQLAAQYQTLTSAPAMAAHDASAQLPTENIKQQVRTLQP; from the exons ATGTGCAGCTACGGTGGGCATATAGTCCCCCGCCCCCACGACAAGACTCTCTGTTACGTCGGTGGAGACACCCGCATCATCGTCATCGACCGCCATACTTCACTCTCCGACCTCCATCACCGCCTCTCCAAAACCCTCCTCCATAACCAATCCTTTTCCCTGAAATACCAACTGCCCAACGAGGACTTGGATTCCTTAATCTCTGTTACGACAGATGAAGATCTTGAGAACATGGTGGAAGAATACGACCGCCTTAACAGTGCCGGTGGGGGGTTGAAACCCGGCCGCCTTCGCCTATTCTTGTTTCCAAAGACATCGTCCAATATTGAACAGCTTCTTGTGGAGACCGCGTCGACTAAATCGGATGACTGGTTTTTCAACGCTCTCAATG TGGGAAAGGCGGCGGCCGTGGGGAAGGATCCAGAGGCCCAGACGGAGGCGTCGAAGATCGGTGGAAATGGAAACGCAAACAGCGTTGCTAATCATGATGTTCACTCTGTCCCTGATTCTCCAATGCTGGAAACGACGTCGTCCTTTGGGTCTACCTCGAGTTCTCCGTCCATGGCGAATTTGCCACCAATAAGGGTTCACGTGGAGGAGAATCCAAAGGTGGGAGGGTTGGGAATTGAGGAGCAGTTTCAGCAGATTAGTGTGGGAGCTACCGGAAATGTAAATTTGGTGTTGCCGCAGAAACAGGAGGAGGTTGGGGGTTTTGTGGCTGCTGGTACGGTGGTTTCCGGCGTACCAGTGGTGGTTGGTGGTGATTATGCAAATCGGGTTTTTTCTGATGATGAAAGATCAGATCATGGTGGGTACAGGAAGACACAACAAATTCAGCCCCAGGTACAATTGCAGCCTCAGCAGGTTCCTCAGTTTCAGCATAAACAAACTGCTGCCGTTGATTTACCTTCTCCAGATTCAGTTTCAAG TGAAGGAAGCATGTCAAATCCATTATCTAGGCAGAGGCAAGCTATGTATCAAGAATCAGTTATGCAAATTCAGTGTGGAAACACCAGGGTTACTGCAAATCAGGCTGATCTCAAGACTGGGGATCAAAATAACACCACTAAGGTTCAGATGCAGCCGCAAGTTCAGGAATCTGGCTATGTGTTATCAACACAGTATGATCAAAATCATCCTCAATTGCATCATCCGCAACAGTTTGTTCATGCTGGCAACCAATATATTCCTGCTAGAGCTGTGCCGATTGCTTCTTATTACCCAATTTATCCTTCCCAGCAGCAACACCATCCGCACCAGCAGATTCTTGACCAGCAGTACCCATTTTACTTCGTGCCCGCCAGAACCACCCAGGCTTATAACTTGCCTGTGCAGCAGCAACCCAGTTATAGCGAATTGGCTCCATCAGCTCCTTCTAGCCGTCCCCAGACGCCGCCTCCTGCTAGCCTGCCCCCCCATGCGGCTTACAATCAGGCAATAAATGCTGCTTCATCCAAACCTGAAATGGCTGCTGCAATGTATAGAACAGCAGCTGGAACAGCTCCACAATTGGTCCAGATCCCATCCAGCCAGCACCAAGCACAATATGTTGGTTTCACTCAGATTCATCATCCGTCTCAGTCAATTGCTCCATCTTCAGCAGCCAATTCTAATTATACTTATGAATTTGCTGATCCTACACATGCTCAAATGTACTATTCTCAGCCTTTGCCACCTCAGCTGGCTGCTCAGTACCAAACCCTGACATCAGCCCCTGCAATGGCCGCCCATGATGCTTCGGCTCAGCTTCCTACGGAGAACATCAAGCAGCAAGTTAGAACTTTGCAGCCATGA
- the LOC105160505 gene encoding lipid phosphate phosphatase 2-like isoform X2: MGFRNMLSFCPSPNFRNMFQVVPNGLELECQHTIKSHGGQLARNHKHDWLILLLLVVIEIVLNVINPFYRFVGEDMMTDLKYPMKDNTVPVWAVPFYAVLLPIAIFLLYYLRRRDVYDLHHSILGLLFAVLITGVLTDAIKDAVGRPRPDFFWRCFPDGRDEYDQWGNVVCHGKASDIKEGHKSFPSGHTSWSFAGLGFLALYLSGKIKCFDRRGHVAKLCIIFLPILAACLVGVSRVDDYWHHWQDVFAGGLLGLVVASFCYLQFFPPPYDTEGWGPYAYFRAVEESRSNSRPVQPWDGTSMQGINREQTAVNSIVDHNLDSTFDAMESGRRFGNKRENPLQITAPLLGSM; encoded by the exons ATGGGCTTCAGGAATATGCTCTCTTTTTGTCCTTCTCCCAATTTCCGGAACATGTTTcag GTTGTACCAAATGGGCTTGAGCTTGAATGCCAACATACCATTAAGTCTCATGGGGGACAACTCGCAAGAAATCACAAGCATGATTGGCTGATACTATTACTACTTGTAGTCATAGAGATTGTTCTGAATGTGATTAACCCGTTCTATCGGTTTGTTGGGGAAGACATGATGACTGACCTTAAGTATCCTATGAAAGACAACACAGTACCCGTCTGGGCAGTTCCT TTCTATGCAGTTCTGCTGCCTATTGCAATTTTCCTTCTCTACTATCTTCGTAGAAGAGATGTGTATGATCTGCACCATAGTATATTag GACTCTTATTTGCTGTGCTGATAACTGGAGTTCTAACAGATGCAATAAAAGATGCAGTTGGCCGGCCCCGGCCTGACTTCTTCTGGCGTTGCTTTCCTGATGGGCGAGAT GAATATGATCAATGGGGCAATGTGGTGTGCCATGGTAAAGCGAGTGATATAAAAGAAGGACACAAGAGTTTTCCAAGTGGTCATACTTCAT GGTCGTTTGCGGGTCTTGGTTTCCTAGCATTATACTTGTCAGGAAAAATCAAATGCTTCGATCGCAGGGGGCATGTGGCAAaactatgtattatttttcttccaatcCTTGCTGCATGTCTTGTCGGTGTCTCTCGTGTGGATGACTACTGGCATCACTGGCAAGACGTGTTTGCTGGCGGTCTCCTAG GTCTTGTAGTGGCTAGTTTCTGCTACCTGCAGTTTTTCCCACCACCTTATGATACAGAAG GATGGGGTCCTTATGCATATTTCCGAGCAGTGGAGGAATCTCGCTCCAACTCTAGACCAGTTCAGCCCTGGGACGGTACCAGCATGCAAGGAATTAACCGAGAACAGACAGCAGTAAACAGCATTGTAGATCACAATCTAGACTCAACATTTGATGCCATGGAGTCAGGAAGAAG GTTCGGCAACAAAAGAGAGAATCCGCTCCAGATAACCGCGCCTCTGCTAGGCAGCATGTGA
- the LOC105160518 gene encoding uncharacterized protein At4g17910 isoform X1 codes for MDSFNLNRHLKEQFVSNLTGSSKLEIFFLITNVSILILVRHGISWINSASAKKDDNAAGSGKSMKAYFGSLLVDFLCLAVPYILFVTVLAEWTYQNTFVMLLQLIFLRTFERNRSSFLQEDDLEVVRTNISSYRVSMMLLTCTSILAVDFKIFPRRYAKTEAYGTSLMDLGVGSFVVANSLVSRQARGISNMTLRHTLISTSPLIVLGFARLISTSSVNYQVHVGEYGVHWNFFFTLAAVSILTSIINVHPKYCGILGSFILIGYQALLLSGFNKYLLSEERGTDIFSQNKEGIFSIFGYWGMYLLGVRIGSHLFFRDKLDSITKTKKWTRTRVWALCLLFWSVTLLVDWQVEPISRRMCNLGYVCFTLASNLQVLAILMMSDYVSGCKSSALEDALNQNLLATFLLANILTGLVNLSVDTLSVSSTSALAILFAYAFVLSFAVGLAGFLGIKFKFW; via the exons ATGGACTCCTTCAATCTCAACAGACATCTCAAAGAACA ATTTGTGAGCAACTTAACGGGATCTTCGAAGCTCgaaattttctttctcatcaCAAATGTTTCT ATTTTGATTCTTGTTAGACATGGCATCAGTTGGATCAATTCTG CTTCTGCTAAGAAAGATGATAATGCTGCGGGTAGTGGCAAGAGCATGAAAGCGTACTTTGGATCTTTGCTTGTTGACTTTCTCTGCCTTGCTGTTCCTTACATACTATTTGTGACT GTTCTGGCAGAATGGACTTATCAGAACACGTTCGTGATGCTTTTGCAGTTGATCTTCCTGAGAACATTTGAGAG AAACCGATCTTCATTCTTGCAGGAAGATGACCTAGAAGTCGTTAGGACAAATATATCATCTTATAGGGTTTCCATG ATGCTTCTTACATGCACCTCTATTTTGGCTGttgattttaagatatttcCCAGAAGATATGCGAAAACAGAGGCATATGGCACTAGCTTG ATGGATCTTGGGGTAGGTTCATTTGTAGTGGCAAATTCCTTGGTTTCACGGCAGGCGCGTGGCATCTCGAATAT GACATTGAGACACACCCTTATTTCGACTAGTCCTTTAATTGTTTTGGGGTTTGCTCGACTTATTTCGACATCAAGTGTAAATTATCAG GTTCATGTTGGGGAATATGGTGTCCAttggaatttctttttcactcTAGCTGCTGTGTCTATCCTCACGTCAATTATTAACGTTCATCCAAAATACTGTGGGATTCTTGGTTCCTTTATCCTCATTG GGTACCAAGCTTTACTATTAAGTGGGTTTAATAAATATCTACTCTCTGAAGAAAGGGGAACGGACATCTTCAGTCAAAACAAGGAAGGAATATTTAGCATATTCG GGTATTGGGGTATGTATCTTCTTGGTGTCAGAATAGGAAGCCATCTCTTCTTTAGAGACAAACTTGATAGTATCACAAAAACCAAGAAATGGACAAGGACTAGAGTTTGGGCTCTTTGCCTTCTTTTCTG GTCAGTAACTTTGCTTGTGGACTGGCAAGTTGAACCAATATCTCGTCGAATG TGTAACTTGGGCTACGTATGTTTCACTTTAGCTTCCAACCTTCAG GTGCTAGCCATACTAATGATGTCTGATTATGTATCGGGATGCAAGAGTTCAGCTCTAGAAGATGCacttaatcaaaatttactggCAACTTTTCTTCTG GCCAACATCCTTACAGGATTGGTGAACTTGTCCGTTGACACCCTGTCTGTATCCTCAACCTCAGCTCTGGCTATCCTGTTCGCTTATGCATTCGTTTTATCTTTTGCTGTTGGACTTGCTGGTTTTCTTGGCATTAAGTTTAAGTTCTGGTAG
- the LOC105160531 gene encoding uncharacterized protein C24B11.05, with the protein MEAVGDSGAKYECLLFDMDDTLYPLSLGINLACRKNIEEYMLHHLQIEETEVPRMCLELYKEYGTTMAGLKALGYEFDNDEFHAYVHGRLPYELLKPDPLLRNLLLSMPQQKIIFTNADEAHAAQVLSRLGLEDCFQDVICFETLNPPMEPVKCINGTYEEEPQDATETRKNEESSFKTKILCKPSLEAIEAAIRITNVDPKKTIFFDDSVRNIANGKAAGLHTVIVGRSTLVPGADHALNSIHNIREALPEIWEDEGEHLEQIIQSPVVETVVRA; encoded by the exons ATGGAAGCTGTCGGGGACAGTGGTGCTAAATATGAGTGCTTGCTCTTTG ATATGGATGACACTTTGTACCCTTTGAGCTTGGGGATCAACCTGGCCTGTCGCAAGAATATAGAAG AATATATGTTGCATCACTTGCAAATTGAAGAAACTGAAGTCCCTAGGATGTGTTTGGAGTTGTACAAAGAATATGGAACAACAATGGCTGGTCTTAAG GCACTTGGATATGAATTCGATAACGATGAGTTTCATGCTTATGTTCATGGTAGATTACCCTATGAGTTGCTAAAACCTGATCCACTGCTACGAAATCTGCTATTGTCCATGCCCCAACAGAAAATA ATCTTCACGAATGCAGATGAAGCACATGCAGCTCAAGTGCTCAGTAGGTTGGGCTTGGAAGACTGCTTCCAAGATGTTATTTGCTTTGAAACTCTTAACCCTCCCATGGAACCTGTTAAATGCATAAACGGAACGTATGAAGAAGAGCCTCAGGATGCCACTGAGACAAGGAAGAATGAAGAATCGAGTTTTAAGACTAAAATTTTGTGCAAGCCTTCATTAGAAGCCATTGAAGCTGCCATCCGTATCACAAATGTTGATCCAAAGAAAACA aTATTCTTTGATGATAGTGTTCGTAACATTGCCAATGGAAAAGCAGCTGGTCTTCACACTGTAATT GTGGGAAGATCAACTCTGGTACCAGGTGCCGATCATGCTTTAAACAGCATACATAATATAAGAGAAGCCTTGCCTGAGATATGGGAAGATGAAGGAGAGCATTTGGAGCAAATAATCCAATCGCCTGTGGTAGAAACTGTTGTTCGAGCGTAA
- the LOC105160505 gene encoding lipid phosphate phosphatase 2-like isoform X1, producing MGFRNMLSFCPSPNFRNMFQVVPNGLELECQHTIKSHGGQLARNHKHDWLILLLLVVIEIVLNVINPFYRFVGEDMMTDLKYPMKDNTVPVWAVPFYAVLLPIAIFLLYYLRRRDVYDLHHSILGLLFAVLITGVLTDAIKDAVGRPRPDFFWRCFPDGRDEYDQWGNVVCHGKASDIKEGHKSFPSGHTSWSFAGLGFLALYLSGKIKCFDRRGHVAKLCIIFLPILAACLVGVSRVDDYWHHWQDVFAGGLLGLVVASFCYLQFFPPPYDTEGWGPYAYFRAVEESRSNSRPVQPWDGTSMQGINREQTAVNSIVDHNLDSTFDAMESGRSRFGNKRENPLQITAPLLGSM from the exons ATGGGCTTCAGGAATATGCTCTCTTTTTGTCCTTCTCCCAATTTCCGGAACATGTTTcag GTTGTACCAAATGGGCTTGAGCTTGAATGCCAACATACCATTAAGTCTCATGGGGGACAACTCGCAAGAAATCACAAGCATGATTGGCTGATACTATTACTACTTGTAGTCATAGAGATTGTTCTGAATGTGATTAACCCGTTCTATCGGTTTGTTGGGGAAGACATGATGACTGACCTTAAGTATCCTATGAAAGACAACACAGTACCCGTCTGGGCAGTTCCT TTCTATGCAGTTCTGCTGCCTATTGCAATTTTCCTTCTCTACTATCTTCGTAGAAGAGATGTGTATGATCTGCACCATAGTATATTag GACTCTTATTTGCTGTGCTGATAACTGGAGTTCTAACAGATGCAATAAAAGATGCAGTTGGCCGGCCCCGGCCTGACTTCTTCTGGCGTTGCTTTCCTGATGGGCGAGAT GAATATGATCAATGGGGCAATGTGGTGTGCCATGGTAAAGCGAGTGATATAAAAGAAGGACACAAGAGTTTTCCAAGTGGTCATACTTCAT GGTCGTTTGCGGGTCTTGGTTTCCTAGCATTATACTTGTCAGGAAAAATCAAATGCTTCGATCGCAGGGGGCATGTGGCAAaactatgtattatttttcttccaatcCTTGCTGCATGTCTTGTCGGTGTCTCTCGTGTGGATGACTACTGGCATCACTGGCAAGACGTGTTTGCTGGCGGTCTCCTAG GTCTTGTAGTGGCTAGTTTCTGCTACCTGCAGTTTTTCCCACCACCTTATGATACAGAAG GATGGGGTCCTTATGCATATTTCCGAGCAGTGGAGGAATCTCGCTCCAACTCTAGACCAGTTCAGCCCTGGGACGGTACCAGCATGCAAGGAATTAACCGAGAACAGACAGCAGTAAACAGCATTGTAGATCACAATCTAGACTCAACATTTGATGCCATGGAGTCAGGAAGAAG CAGGTTCGGCAACAAAAGAGAGAATCCGCTCCAGATAACCGCGCCTCTGCTAGGCAGCATGTGA
- the LOC105160496 gene encoding lipid phosphate phosphatase 2: MPEIQLGAHTIRTHGAQVARFHMHDWLILMLLVVIEIILNVIEPFHRFVGEDMMTDLKYPLKDNTVPFWAVPIIAIILPFTVILIFYFIRRDVYDLHQAVLGLLFSVLITGVITDAIKDAVGRPRPDFFWRCFPDGKGVFHNVTGDVQCTGLKSGIKEGHKSFPSGHTSWSFAGLTFLAWYLSGKIRVFDRRGHVAKLCIIFVPLLLAALVGVSRVDDYWHHWQDVFAGGLIGTTVASFCYLQFFPPPYDVDGWAPHAYFHMLAELQGDNQSSVNTGNRLTVRQSELESVYARSHVSDTNSHDPNSILEEMESGRRH; the protein is encoded by the exons ATGCCAGAGATTCAGTTGGGTGCCCACACAATAAGAACTCATGGAGCTCAAGTTGCCAGGTTTCACATGCACGATTGGCTTATTCTTATGTTGCTTGTGGTGATAGAGATCATTCTGAATGTGATAGAACCATTTCACCGGTTTGTTGGAGAAGATATGATGACAGACCTGAAGTACCCATTGAAAGACAATACAGTTCCCTTTTGGGCTGTTCCG ATAATTGCAATCATATTGCCTTTCACTGTCATCCTCATCTTTTACTTCATCCGGCGAGATGTCTATGATTTACACCAAGCTGTCCTGG GCCTGCTCTTTTCTGTACTTATAACTGGTGTTATTACTGATGCAATCAAAGATGCTGTCGGTCGACCTCGACCAGACTTCTTCTGGCGTTGCTTCCCTGATGGTAAAGGG GTGTTTCATAATGTGACAGGGGACGTCCAGTGTACTGGATTGAAGAGCGGCATAAAAGAAGGTCATAAAAGTTTTCCCAGTGGACATACTTCAT GGTCCTTTGCTGGTCTCACCTTCCTGGCCTGGTACTTATCTGGTAAAATTAGAGTATTTGATCGCAGAGGCCATGTAGCAAAGCTCTGCATTATCTTTGTGCCCTTACTCCTAGCAGCATTAGTTGGAGTTTCAAGAGTTGATGATTATTGGCACCACTGGCAAGATGTCTTTGCTGGAGGTCTAATAG GAACAACAGTTGCCTCTTTTTGTTACTTGCAATTCTTTCCACCACCATATGACGTGGACg GTTGGGCACCTCATGCGTATTTCCATATGCTGGCAGAGTTGCAGGGTGACAACCAATCATCAGTTAACACTGGAAATCGTCTCACTGTAAGGCAATCGGAGCTCGAGAGTGTGTATGCCCGATCTCACGTATCAGACACCAATTCTCACGAC
- the LOC105160518 gene encoding uncharacterized protein At4g17910 isoform X2: MKAYFGSLLVDFLCLAVPYILFVTVLAEWTYQNTFVMLLQLIFLRTFERNRSSFLQEDDLEVVRTNISSYRVSMMLLTCTSILAVDFKIFPRRYAKTEAYGTSLMDLGVGSFVVANSLVSRQARGISNMTLRHTLISTSPLIVLGFARLISTSSVNYQVHVGEYGVHWNFFFTLAAVSILTSIINVHPKYCGILGSFILIGYQALLLSGFNKYLLSEERGTDIFSQNKEGIFSIFGYWGMYLLGVRIGSHLFFRDKLDSITKTKKWTRTRVWALCLLFWSVTLLVDWQVEPISRRMCNLGYVCFTLASNLQVLAILMMSDYVSGCKSSALEDALNQNLLATFLLANILTGLVNLSVDTLSVSSTSALAILFAYAFVLSFAVGLAGFLGIKFKFW, translated from the exons ATGAAAGCGTACTTTGGATCTTTGCTTGTTGACTTTCTCTGCCTTGCTGTTCCTTACATACTATTTGTGACT GTTCTGGCAGAATGGACTTATCAGAACACGTTCGTGATGCTTTTGCAGTTGATCTTCCTGAGAACATTTGAGAG AAACCGATCTTCATTCTTGCAGGAAGATGACCTAGAAGTCGTTAGGACAAATATATCATCTTATAGGGTTTCCATG ATGCTTCTTACATGCACCTCTATTTTGGCTGttgattttaagatatttcCCAGAAGATATGCGAAAACAGAGGCATATGGCACTAGCTTG ATGGATCTTGGGGTAGGTTCATTTGTAGTGGCAAATTCCTTGGTTTCACGGCAGGCGCGTGGCATCTCGAATAT GACATTGAGACACACCCTTATTTCGACTAGTCCTTTAATTGTTTTGGGGTTTGCTCGACTTATTTCGACATCAAGTGTAAATTATCAG GTTCATGTTGGGGAATATGGTGTCCAttggaatttctttttcactcTAGCTGCTGTGTCTATCCTCACGTCAATTATTAACGTTCATCCAAAATACTGTGGGATTCTTGGTTCCTTTATCCTCATTG GGTACCAAGCTTTACTATTAAGTGGGTTTAATAAATATCTACTCTCTGAAGAAAGGGGAACGGACATCTTCAGTCAAAACAAGGAAGGAATATTTAGCATATTCG GGTATTGGGGTATGTATCTTCTTGGTGTCAGAATAGGAAGCCATCTCTTCTTTAGAGACAAACTTGATAGTATCACAAAAACCAAGAAATGGACAAGGACTAGAGTTTGGGCTCTTTGCCTTCTTTTCTG GTCAGTAACTTTGCTTGTGGACTGGCAAGTTGAACCAATATCTCGTCGAATG TGTAACTTGGGCTACGTATGTTTCACTTTAGCTTCCAACCTTCAG GTGCTAGCCATACTAATGATGTCTGATTATGTATCGGGATGCAAGAGTTCAGCTCTAGAAGATGCacttaatcaaaatttactggCAACTTTTCTTCTG GCCAACATCCTTACAGGATTGGTGAACTTGTCCGTTGACACCCTGTCTGTATCCTCAACCTCAGCTCTGGCTATCCTGTTCGCTTATGCATTCGTTTTATCTTTTGCTGTTGGACTTGCTGGTTTTCTTGGCATTAAGTTTAAGTTCTGGTAG